GCAGCGTCGTATTGATGCCGTCGACGACGAATTCGTCGAGCGCCCGGCGCAGGCGCATCATGCATTCGACGCGGGTACGGCCGTGCACGATCAGCTTGCCGATGAGGCTGTCGTAATAGGGCGGGATCTTGTAGCCCTGATAGGCACCGGAATCGATGCGCACGCCGAGGCCGCCCGGCGCGTGGAAATGCGTGATCGTGCCCGGCGAAGGCACGAAGGTGCGCGGGTGCTCGGCATTGATACGGCACTCGATGGCGTGACCGGAAAAATGCACTTCGTCCTGCGTCACCGAGAGACCGCCGCCGGAAGCGACGCGGATCTGCTCGTGCACGAGGTCGATGCCGGTGATCGCTTCGGTGATCGGATGCTCCACCTGCAGGCGGGTGTTCATTTCGATAAAATAGAACTCGCCGTTTTCGTAGAGGAATTCGATCGTGCCGGCGCCGCGATATTTCAGCTTCTTCATGGCGTCGGCGCAGACCTGGCCGATCTTCATGCGCTGCTCGACGTTGAGTGCCGGCGAATTCGCCTCTTCCCAGACTTTCTGATGGCGCCGCTGCAGCGAGCAGTCTCGCTCGCCGAGATGGATGGCATTGCCTTCCCCGTCACCGAACACCTGAATTTCGATGTGGCGCGGCTTGCCGAGATATTTTTCCATGTAGACGGCATCGTTGCCGAAGGCGGCTGCCGCCTCCGTGCGCGCCGTCGACCAGGCCTCGATCAAATCGGCTTCGCTCTTGGCGACCTTCATGCCACGCCCGCCGCCGCCGGCAGTGGCCTTGATCAACACGGGATAGCCGATTTCGGCGGCCGTCTTCAGCGCATCCTCTTCGGTCTTCACTTCGCCGTCCGAGCCCGGAACGACGGGAATGCCGAGTTCCAGCGCCGTCGTCTTGGCGGTGATCTTGTCGCCCATGATGCGGATATGGTCCGCCGTCGGCCCAATGAAAGTAATGCCGTGGGCTTCGAGGATATCGGCGAACTTGGCATTCTCCGACAGAAAGCCGTAGCCCGGATGCACGGCGTCGGCGCCGGTGATCTCGCAGGCGGCGACGATCTGGTGGATGTTGAGATAGCTCTCGCGCGAGGAGGGCGGGCCGATGCAGACACTTTCGTCTGCAAGGCGCACATGCATGGCATCGGCGTCGGCGGTGGAATGAACCACGACGCAGGCGATGCCGAGCTCCTTGCAGGCCCGGAGCACGCGAAGGGCGATTTCCCCGCGATTGGCGATGAGGATTTTCGAGATCATGGGCATCGGCCTATTCGATGACGACGAGGGCTTGGCCGTATTCGACGGGATGTCCGTCATCGACGAGGATCTCGGTCACCTTGCCTGCCTTCGGCGAGGGGATCTGGTTCATCGTCTTCATCGCTTCGATGATGATCAGCGTCTGGCCTTCCTTGACGGTTGCGCCGACTTCGATGAACGGACGCGCGCCCGGAGCCGGCGCCATGTAGACGGTACCCACCATCGGTGCATTGACGACATTGGCCGGGTTGCGGCTGGGAGCTGCGGCAGGCGCAGCAACGGCTGCCGCAGCGGCGGCTGCGGGCGCGGCATAACCAGGTGCTGCGATCGGCGCCTGGACATATTGCGGCGTGCCGGCGCGCGAAACGCGGATGCGCAGGTCGTCCTGCTCGACCTCGATCTCGGTCAGGTCCGTTTCGTTGAGAATATTGGCGAGATCGCGGATCAGTGCCTGGTCGATACCCGATTTCTTTTCAGCCATGGTGTTGCCCTGTCTTCTTCTTATGCCGTGATGTTCTTCAGCGCGTGGAGCGCCAGGATGTAGCTGTGAGGCCCGAAGCCGCAGATCACGCCTTTGCATGCCGGCGCGATCATCGACTTGTGGCGGAATTCTTCCCGTGCATGCACGTTGGATATGTGGAGCTCGACGACGGGAATGGAAATAGCGCGGATCGCATCATGCAGCGCGACCGATGTATGCGTATAGGCGCCTGCATTGATGGCAACGCCGACGGACTTTTCGTCGGCCTCATGGAACCAGTCGACGAGCATGCCTTCGTGGTTGCTCTGGCGGAAATCGATATCAATACCGAGTTCGCGGCCTGCGGCCTTGCAGTCCAGCTCGATGTCCTTGAGCGTCTTGCCGCCATAAATGCCGGGCTCTCGTTTGCCCAGCATGTTCAGGTTGGGGCCGTTCAGGACAAAAATCGTTTGCGTCATCGAATGTTCCGTAAAATGTACGACGGCAACCTATAGACTCCGCGAAGGCTGAATGAAAGCCCTTACGGATTGGCCAGCGGCAATCGTGCCACATTTGTCCACATGGTTGAAACGCTTCGATTTTGGCGATTTGATGGGCTGTCGTTCGGCGGTTGATTGCTCAGCAGGCGGTCTTGCCGCAACTGCGCATGTTCTTGACCTTCGCTTCAAGATCGTCGAGCCCGACGGCGCCCGGCACCAGTTCGTTGCCGATCACATAGGACGGCGTGCCGCTGATGCCGAGACTGGAGGCGAGCTGGTAGGTCGCCTGGACTATACTGTCATTCGGGCTCTTTGCCATCTCGGCGCGTATCTTGTCCTCGCTGACGCCGAGCGAAGCTGCGACCGCGACTGCTGTTTCGTCGGAGGCGCGGCCTTCGGTGCCGAGAAGCGCGACGTGGAAATCGGCATATTTCTCCGGTGCGAGCTTGCGGAAGGCGTCGGCCACCTTGTGGGCGGCGACAGAATCCGGCCCGAGGATCGGGAATTCCTTGAGGACGAAACGGACGTTCTTGTCCTTCTTCAGCATCGCCTGCATGTCGGGAAGCGCATGGCGGCAGTAGCTGCAATTATAATCGAAGAATTCGACGACAGTGACATCGCCCTTGGGATTGCCGAGCGTGACGTCGTTCTTCGATTCGAAGATGTCGGTGCTGTTCTCTTCGATCGCCATATTGGCCTTCACCGACCGCTGGGCCTCTTGCTTCTTCTGCAGCGCATCCTGGACTTCAAGCATGATCTCGGGGTTCTCGAGCAGGTATTGCTTGATGAATTCGCCGAACTCCTTCTTCTGCTGGTCGTCGAGCGCTGCCGCCGGAAGCGGAAGGGCGATCGATGCGGCAAGCGCCAGTGCGGTGAAGGTCTTCGGGAAGAATGCCATGATATCCTCGTCATCGGCGATATGGTCGTCTCTTCGTTAAGAAGACCGTCGCCGGGTTAATGGACTTGAATGCGTCGCGTCAAGGTACGGTGCGTTCGGTTCTGCTCAAACCAGAATTTTTCATCCCCGCGCGGCCCTCGCGGGATTGTGATGAGCCGATTAATGCGGCAATTGTCGGGCCGTGATTGAAGAAGCTGAGCGAGAAACGATCTTGTTTTCCATATCGAAACGCAGCGAAGTCGAGCCTTTTCACGCCATGGACGTCTTGGCCGAGGCGACGAAGCGGCGCGCTGCCGGCCATCCCGTCATCTCGATGGCAGTCGGTCAGCCCTCGCATCCGGCCCCTCAAGCGGCCCTCGAAGCAGCGCGCGCAGCCCTTGCCGAAGGCCGGATCGGTTATACCGATGCGCTGGGGACGGCACGGCTGAAATCGGCGCTCGCCTGGCACTACAAGGATCGCCACGGCCTGGAGATCGATCCCAAGCGCATCGCCATCACCACCGGTTCCTCGGCCGGCTTCAATCTCGCCTTCCTGTCGCTCTTCGATGCCGGCGATGCGGTGGCGATCGCAAGACCCGGTTATCCCGCCTATCGCAATATCCTCGGTGCGCTGGGCCTGAAGGTTCTCGAAGTGCCGGTAACGGCCGAGACCCACTTCACCCTGACGCCGCAAAGCCTCGAAGCGGCGCAGAAGGAAAGCGGCATCACGCTGAAAGGCGTGCTGCTCGCAAGCCCCGCCAATCCGACTGGCACGGTGACCGGCCGCGAGGGGCTGAAGGCGCTTTCGGATTACTGCGCGGCCCATTCCATCGCCTTCATCTCCGATGAAATCTACCACGGGCTGACCTTCGCCGGCGAGGAGGCGAGCGCGCTGGAGCTGACCGACGAGGCGATCGTCATCAACTCCTTCTCCAAATATTATTGCATGACCGGCTGGCGAATCGGCTGGATGGTGCTTCCCGAGCGCCTGGTTCGGCCGATCGAGCGGGTGGCGCAGAGCCTCTATATTTCCCCGCCCGAGCTTTCCCAGATCGCCGCCACGGCCGCTCTGAGCGCCGGTGCCGAGCTCGATCGTTACAAGGCCAGTTACGCCGGCAACCGCGATTTGCTGATGCGGCGACTGCCGCAGATCGGGTTTTCGATCGCCTCGCCGATGGACGGGGCCTTCTACGCCTATCTCGACGTCACCCGCTTCACCAATGACAGCATGGGCTTTGCCAAACGCATGCTCGCGGAAATCGACGTCGCCGCCACGCCCGGTCTCGATTTCGATCCGCTGGAGGGAAATCGAACGCTGCGTCTGTCCTATGCGGGCTCGCAGGCAGAGATCGCCGAGGCGGTGGAGCGAATCGCAGCCTGGCTAAAATAGCGTCCACTGCCGGGCAAACGGCAGTGCTCTCCAATCCTCAGCTGCGCGACGAAAACAGCGAGGCGAGCGTCGAAGACGGTTTGTTGTTCAGCCGCGGCACCACGACGAGCTGCTTGATGTCGCCGCGCTTGTAGGCGGCGAGGAAGCGGCGGTAATCCTTGAAGGAGACGCAGCCGTTGGAATCGCCGTTCTTGCCGAGCATGTAGGTGTGGGCGAGCAGGCCGACACGGTCATAGATGGCGTCCGAACCCTCGATCGGTGTCAGCCGCAACGCCTCGACGCCGTGGAAAAGGCTCTCGCGCATGGTAAGAACATAGGTGTGCGGCGGCGTCGGTCCGCGCATCTTCTTGTTGGCGAAACGCGGCTTATCGCGCATCTTGCCGAGCCCGGAATGGGCCTCGAGCCGCTCGCCGTTCGGCAGATAGACGGTGCTGTTTTCGATATCGTAGATCGCCACGCCCGCGCGCAGCTTCGGCGAGAAGACCGGCTTGTCGTAGCGCGGCACAGCATCGTCCTCGTCATCCTCGATCGGCGCGTTCGGCTGGGCGTAGGCAAGCACAGGCTCGCCAGAGCGCTCAGACCCCTTGGAGAGCGGTGTCGGTTTGCCGACGAGTCCGTCAGGACGCGCCATCGGCAGCGGCACCGAATGCTCGTTCGGCGCCAACACGAGATCGAAGGGTGGCGCGTCTTCCGCGGCGGCGACAACCACCGGAGCTGGTTCCGATGCGGGAATGGAGGCCGTTTTGAGGGGAGATGCGGTTGGCTCGACCGGAGCCGGCGCGATTTGCCGGGATCCGGCATCGGCAAGAGCAAGCAGGGTCGGGAGTTCGGCTGCGGCGACCGCCTCCTTCGAGGGAACGATGATCCGGTCGCCGTCGTCTTCTTCCGTCTCTGCCGAGGCGAGTTCGACCGGCGCCGCCGCGATCAGATCGTCCTTGCGGAATTTGGCGCTGTCGGAGATCGCCGCCACGACCGGCTGTTCGGCAGCCATGGCGAGCCGGTTGTTTTTGGCGAGAACCGCAAGCGCCGTTGCCGCGGCGGCGGTCTTTTCGGCATGGGATTGAATGAGGCTCGCCGTCAGCGGGACCTTCGGCTTCGCATCGAAGGCGGCCAGCCGGTCGGCCTTGCCGACATGGATCAGCCTCTCATGGCGCGTTGACGGAGCCACCTTCGGCGCAGCGCCGAGCTGTGCCAGGCGATCGGACGGAGAATAGGGAGCGGCTATCGAGTGCATCGTCGCGAAGGTCGCGATCAGCCATGTGGAGGTCAGAAATCCGGCGCCGACAACACCGTAAAGGAAACTGCGAGATCTGCGCCAACGGAAAGCAGATCCGCCAAGAGGGGTGACGTCATCGAACGTCCCAACCGCACACGCCATACTACACTCGTCTTTCAAACTCGCTACGCAGGCCGGCGGCACTGACTGACTACACTTCGCCGGGGCCGGTACAGGCGCAAATGGGCCGAATTTAGACCACCCACGACGTCCGACTGTCTCGCAAGGATGACGAATTATGGTTTCTAATTTGTTTACGCGGTGTCGCTCTGTCTCTCGACGTCTCAAAAAGAGATGTGTTGGGCCTTCTCAGGCGCGCTCCATCACATAACTTCCCGGCGCTTCCTCGATCGCGTTCAACGCATCGCCGCCAGGTTTGCGGGCCGGCACGCGTCTGCCGTCATGCGTCTCGATCCAGGCCTGCCAATGCGGCCACCATGATCCCGGAGTCTCCGTCGCGTGCTCGAGCCAGGTCTCGTAGTCTCCCTTGGCGGGGCCGCCCGTCCAGAATTGATACTTCTTCCTGTCGGGCGGATTAACGACGCCGGCGATGTGTCCGGAGCCGGTCACGACGAATTCCACTTTGCCGCCGAAGAACCGGCTGCCGAGGAAGACGGACTTGGCAGGGGCGATGTGATCCTCGCGGGTGGCGAGATTATAGATCGGGATCTTGACGTCCTTCAGCGACACGGACTTGCCGTCGAGGATCATCTCGTTCTGCGTCAGCGCATTCTTGAGATAGCAATTGCGCAGGTAGAAGGCATGGTTTGCCGCTGCCATGCGGGTCGAATCGGCGTTCCAGAACAACAGGTCGAAGGGCAGGGGATCCTGGCCCTTGAGGTAGTTGTTGACGAAATAAGGCCATATCAGCTCGGAGGCGCGCAACATGTTGAAGGCCATCGACATCTTCGTACCGTCGAGATAGCCGGCCGCCTGCATATGCTCTTCGAGCGATTCAAGCTGCTCCTCGTCGACGAAGACCTTGAGGTCGCCGGCATGGGTGAAGTCGACCTGGGTGGTGAAGAGTGTGGCGGTCTTGATGCGCTTGTTCTTCTCCTTGGCATGCAGTGCCAGTGTTGCCGCCAGCAGCGTGCCGCCGACGCAGTAACCGACGGCGTTGACGTCCTTTTCGCCGGTCGCCTTCTCGACCGTTGCCAGCGCGAAATCGATGCCCTCGCGGGCATAGGCCGCCCAGTCCTTGTCGGCGTGGCGCGCATCCGGGTTGACCCAGGAAATGACAAAGACCGTCTGCCCCTGGTCGACGCACCATTTGATGAAGGATTTTTGCGGGTTGAGGTCGAGAATATAGAACTTGTTGATCCAGGGCGGGCAAATCAGAAGCGGCCGCTTCAGCACCGTTTCGGTCGAAGCCTCGTACTGGATGATCTGGCAGATGTCGTTCTGGGCGATCACCTTGCCTGGCGTCAGCGCCATGTCGCGGCCAACGGCAAATTTCGTCATGTCGGTCTGGCGAAGACGAAGGTCGCCATGTCCGGCAGCAATATCCTCGGCCAGCATCTTCATCCCGCGCACCAGATTGGCGCCGCTGGTCGCGATCGTCTCGCGGTAGAGCTGCGGATTGGTGGCGATGAAATTGGTCGGCGAAAGCGCTGCCGTGATCTGCTTCACGTAGAAACCGGCCTTGTGCTTGGTGTGCTCGTCGAGACCATCGGTCTCCGACACCATCTTTTCCACCCAGTCGGTTGTGACGAAATAGACCTGGCGGAGAAAATCGAAGAATGGATTCTTCTCCCAGTCCTCGTCCGAGAAACGCTTGTCCTTGCGGGTGTCCGGCTCGGGAGGCGTGGGATCGCCCTGCATGCCGCGCATGCCTTGCATGCGCTGCATCGAGCGCATCCAGATGCCGAAGAACGAGGACATCAGCTGCGTCTGTGCCTCGAAGGTGCGGCGCGGATCGGAAATCCAGTATTCGGTGACCTTGGAAAGCGTCTTGACCATGTCGGTCATCGGATCGGCGGCGCTTTCGCTGATCTCGCCGCGTTCGCGCGGCGCAAGCCAGGCAGACGCTGCTTGTCCGAGATTTTCGAGCGCCCGAGCGAAATTCATCGCCATGGCCTCAGGATCCTTCAACAGATAGGGATCGAGATCGGTCGCGTCGAAGCCGGCCTTGCCGCCATTCTCCTGCTTGCTGTCGGTCACCATTTCCTCCGGCGGCAGCACCACTCTTTTTATCCATTCGTTGTACATCGTGATCGAACGAGAAAACAAGTTCCACCCGCGTCGGCTCATGCTATTGCTTTGTGGCTGCGACAAATTTAACAGTCGAAGCAGTCAAAACTGGATTTTTGAGGCATGACGAAGAACGGCATTCGGCGCATCGCAACCTTCAACCGCACCGCACTGATCTGCGCCGCGGCGGCGATGGTTCTTGCCGGATGCAATCTGACGGCGGAACAAAAAGCCGCAGCCGCCGCGAAGCGAGCGGCACCGACCGCCGTCGTCATGCCGGCCACCAAGGGCGAGGCGGCCGAGGGCGGCCTGGCAAAATACCCGGACGGCTATCCGAATTTCGGCGCGCCGCTGACCGCCGCCAATGTGCAGATGAGCGACGAGCAGGCGGCCGAACTGCAGCATCAGCTGACGGCACTTGCCGCCCGGCGCAAGGCAGGCGCGATCTCGGAAGCCGAATATCAGGCCAAGGTCGCCGAAATGCGGCGTCTCGCCGCCGAGCACGGCACCGATACGCTGTCTGAAATCTCCAAATAGACCTTGCCTTTCAGGCGATTTGGACGCAAAGC
The Rhizobium leguminosarum DNA segment above includes these coding regions:
- a CDS encoding pyridoxal phosphate-dependent aminotransferase, with translation MFSISKRSEVEPFHAMDVLAEATKRRAAGHPVISMAVGQPSHPAPQAALEAARAALAEGRIGYTDALGTARLKSALAWHYKDRHGLEIDPKRIAITTGSSAGFNLAFLSLFDAGDAVAIARPGYPAYRNILGALGLKVLEVPVTAETHFTLTPQSLEAAQKESGITLKGVLLASPANPTGTVTGREGLKALSDYCAAHSIAFISDEIYHGLTFAGEEASALELTDEAIVINSFSKYYCMTGWRIGWMVLPERLVRPIERVAQSLYISPPELSQIAATAALSAGAELDRYKASYAGNRDLLMRRLPQIGFSIASPMDGAFYAYLDVTRFTNDSMGFAKRMLAEIDVAATPGLDFDPLEGNRTLRLSYAGSQAEIAEAVERIAAWLK
- a CDS encoding DUF2778 domain-containing protein, which encodes MACAVGTFDDVTPLGGSAFRWRRSRSFLYGVVGAGFLTSTWLIATFATMHSIAAPYSPSDRLAQLGAAPKVAPSTRHERLIHVGKADRLAAFDAKPKVPLTASLIQSHAEKTAAAATALAVLAKNNRLAMAAEQPVVAAISDSAKFRKDDLIAAAPVELASAETEEDDGDRIIVPSKEAVAAAELPTLLALADAGSRQIAPAPVEPTASPLKTASIPASEPAPVVVAAAEDAPPFDLVLAPNEHSVPLPMARPDGLVGKPTPLSKGSERSGEPVLAYAQPNAPIEDDEDDAVPRYDKPVFSPKLRAGVAIYDIENSTVYLPNGERLEAHSGLGKMRDKPRFANKKMRGPTPPHTYVLTMRESLFHGVEALRLTPIEGSDAIYDRVGLLAHTYMLGKNGDSNGCVSFKDYRRFLAAYKRGDIKQLVVVPRLNNKPSSTLASLFSSRS
- the aroQ gene encoding type II 3-dehydroquinate dehydratase — encoded protein: MTQTIFVLNGPNLNMLGKREPGIYGGKTLKDIELDCKAAGRELGIDIDFRQSNHEGMLVDWFHEADEKSVGVAINAGAYTHTSVALHDAIRAISIPVVELHISNVHAREEFRHKSMIAPACKGVICGFGPHSYILALHALKNITA
- the accB gene encoding acetyl-CoA carboxylase biotin carboxyl carrier protein; this encodes MAEKKSGIDQALIRDLANILNETDLTEIEVEQDDLRIRVSRAGTPQYVQAPIAAPGYAAPAAAAAAAVAAPAAAPSRNPANVVNAPMVGTVYMAPAPGARPFIEVGATVKEGQTLIIIEAMKTMNQIPSPKAGKVTEILVDDGHPVEYGQALVVIE
- a CDS encoding SHOCT domain-containing protein gives rise to the protein MTKNGIRRIATFNRTALICAAAAMVLAGCNLTAEQKAAAAAKRAAPTAVVMPATKGEAAEGGLAKYPDGYPNFGAPLTAANVQMSDEQAAELQHQLTALAARRKAGAISEAEYQAKVAEMRRLAAEHGTDTLSEISK
- the accC gene encoding acetyl-CoA carboxylase biotin carboxylase subunit, with product MPMISKILIANRGEIALRVLRACKELGIACVVVHSTADADAMHVRLADESVCIGPPSSRESYLNIHQIVAACEITGADAVHPGYGFLSENAKFADILEAHGITFIGPTADHIRIMGDKITAKTTALELGIPVVPGSDGEVKTEEDALKTAAEIGYPVLIKATAGGGGRGMKVAKSEADLIEAWSTARTEAAAAFGNDAVYMEKYLGKPRHIEIQVFGDGEGNAIHLGERDCSLQRRHQKVWEEANSPALNVEQRMKIGQVCADAMKKLKYRGAGTIEFLYENGEFYFIEMNTRLQVEHPITEAITGIDLVHEQIRVASGGGLSVTQDEVHFSGHAIECRINAEHPRTFVPSPGTITHFHAPGGLGVRIDSGAYQGYKIPPYYDSLIGKLIVHGRTRVECMMRLRRALDEFVVDGINTTLPLFQDLVSNQDIANGDYDIHWLEDYLANTPAA
- a CDS encoding DsbA family protein; protein product: MAFFPKTFTALALAASIALPLPAAALDDQQKKEFGEFIKQYLLENPEIMLEVQDALQKKQEAQRSVKANMAIEENSTDIFESKNDVTLGNPKGDVTVVEFFDYNCSYCRHALPDMQAMLKKDKNVRFVLKEFPILGPDSVAAHKVADAFRKLAPEKYADFHVALLGTEGRASDETAVAVAASLGVSEDKIRAEMAKSPNDSIVQATYQLASSLGISGTPSYVIGNELVPGAVGLDDLEAKVKNMRSCGKTAC
- a CDS encoding PHA/PHB synthase family protein → MVTDSKQENGGKAGFDATDLDPYLLKDPEAMAMNFARALENLGQAASAWLAPRERGEISESAADPMTDMVKTLSKVTEYWISDPRRTFEAQTQLMSSFFGIWMRSMQRMQGMRGMQGDPTPPEPDTRKDKRFSDEDWEKNPFFDFLRQVYFVTTDWVEKMVSETDGLDEHTKHKAGFYVKQITAALSPTNFIATNPQLYRETIATSGANLVRGMKMLAEDIAAGHGDLRLRQTDMTKFAVGRDMALTPGKVIAQNDICQIIQYEASTETVLKRPLLICPPWINKFYILDLNPQKSFIKWCVDQGQTVFVISWVNPDARHADKDWAAYAREGIDFALATVEKATGEKDVNAVGYCVGGTLLAATLALHAKEKNKRIKTATLFTTQVDFTHAGDLKVFVDEEQLESLEEHMQAAGYLDGTKMSMAFNMLRASELIWPYFVNNYLKGQDPLPFDLLFWNADSTRMAAANHAFYLRNCYLKNALTQNEMILDGKSVSLKDVKIPIYNLATREDHIAPAKSVFLGSRFFGGKVEFVVTGSGHIAGVVNPPDRKKYQFWTGGPAKGDYETWLEHATETPGSWWPHWQAWIETHDGRRVPARKPGGDALNAIEEAPGSYVMERA